One part of the Solanum dulcamara chromosome 8, daSolDulc1.2, whole genome shotgun sequence genome encodes these proteins:
- the LOC129900502 gene encoding actin-related protein 5 isoform X2: protein MAELLFESYGVPSVAFGVDAAFSYKYNQQLGICNDTGLAISSGFTTSHVIPFINGEPVYEACCRTNVGGYHVSDYLKQLLSLKYPHHISKLTWERVEELKMEHCYIAADYASEVQLFQRGDKEAEEKTRCWQLPWTPSPVEEPPSEEEIARKAALKEKQSQRLREMAEAKRSSKINELENELKGLEFLLEELKDIEEDDEIVPFLANRGYTSKREVESAFAKVTQSLRKAKGEQVPSEEKMDVSAAEKYYLIDIPDDELSAEQLKEKRRQVFLKSTTEARQRAKQKRLEEELEKEKEKILEEQKRLENPERYLEQLRAKYKELSEKIEQRKRLKTNGNHANGNNNVSGGVGRGERLNAAQRERMRLLTTAAFDRGKGEDTFGQRDEDWQLYKLMSRDNDDDDDDKTDHDETELARISSRLREIDPTFFPGSESGASASEAPRFHPLTKEDFQIILGVERFRCPEVLFNPNFIGIGQSGLDEMVGVSLRRLPSWEQGLEDKMTSSIVVTGGSCLYPGMAERLEAGIRMIRPCGTPIKVVRATDPIMDAWCGASAYAAAVQFPQQTFSRMDYFEKGEDWLRRYKFRYTI from the exons ATGGCTGAGCTTCTTTTTGAGTCATATGGAGTTCCTTCAGTAG CATTTGGTGTAGATGCTGCATTCAGCTATAAATACAACCAACAGCTTGGAATTTGTAATGATACAGGCCTTGCAATCAGCTCAGGATTTACCACATCTCATGTCATCCCG TTTATAAATGGAGAACCTGTCTATGAAGCGTGCTGTCGAACTAACGTTGGTGGATACCATGTCTCTGATTATCTGAAGCAGCTTCTTTCACTCAAGTATCCTCATCACAT ATCAAAGCTTACATGGGAAAGGGTTGAAGAACTGAAGATGGAACACTGTTACATAGCTGCAGACTATGCTTCAGAGGTTCAACTGTTTCAG AGGGGGGATAAAGAAGCTGAAGAAAAAACCAGATGTTGGCAGCTTCCTTGGACCCCATCACCAGTCGAAGAGCCTCCATCAGAAGAAGAAATTGCTAGAAAGGCAGCTTTGAAGGAGAAACAAAGTCAAAGATTGCGTGAGATGGCTGAAGCGAAAAGATCCTCAAAAATAAATGAACTTGAAAATGAATTAAAAGGTTTGGAATTCCTCTTAGAGGAGCTCAAGGACATTGAGGAGGATGATGAAATTGTGCCATTCCTTGCGAATAGAGGTTATACTTCTAAACGTGAAGTGGAATCCGCTTTTGCAAAAGTTACTCAGTCACTTCGGAAGGCCAAGGGTGAGCAAGTTCCAAGTGAAGAGAAAATGGATGTTTCTGCAGCTGAGAAGTATTATCTCATTGATATACCTGATGATGAACTTTCGGCGGAGCAG CTCAAGGAGAAGAGAAGACAAGTGTTCCTGAAGTCCACAACTGAAGCACGGCAGCGAGCTAAACAAAAGCGTCTGGAGGAGGAGTTAGAAAAGGAGAAGGAAAAGATACTTGAGGAACAAAAGCGCTT GGAAAACCCAGAACGCTATTTGGAGCAGTTGCGAGCCAAATACAAAGAGCTTTCAGAAAAAATTGAGCAGCGAAAGCGATTGAAGACAAATGGTAACCATGCAAATGGCAATAACAATGTTTCTGGAGGTGTCGGGCGTGGGGAGAGGTTGAATGCTGCCCAAAGAGAGAGGATGCGCCTGTTAACCACGGCAGCATTTGATCGAGGGAAAGGTGAAGATACTTTTGGTCAAAGGGATGAAGATTGGCAACTCTACAAGCTAATGAGTAGAGATAAtgacgatgatgatgatgataagaCAGATCATGATGAAACTGAGTTGGCTCGCATCTCCTCTAGGCTTCGG GAGATCGACCCTACATTTTTCCCAGGATCAGAGTCTGGAGCATCTGCCTCAGAGGCACCACGTTTCCATCCTCTAACAAAGGAGGATTTTCAAATCATACTTGGGGTTGAAAGATTTAGATGTCCTGAAGTTTTATTCAATCCCAACTTTATTGGGATAGGCCAGTCGGGGTTGGACGAAATGGTTGGAGTGTCATTGAGAAGGTTGCCTAGTTGGGAACAAGGCTTGGAGGATAAAATGACAAGTTCAATAGTTGTGACTGGCGGTAGTTGTCTCTACCCAGGTATGGCTGAGCGCTTGGAAGCAGGAATTCGGATGATCAGGCCATGTGGAACTCCTATAAAGGTTGTCAGAGCAACAGATCCAATTATGGATGCATGGTGTGGTGCTTCGGCCTATGCTGCTGCTGTGCAATTCCCACAGCAAACATTCAGTAGAATGGATTATTTTGAAAAAGGTGAAGATTGGCTTCGTAGGTATAAGTTCAGATACACAATCTAA